The proteins below are encoded in one region of Streptomyces cyanogenus:
- a CDS encoding response regulator transcription factor produces MKKVLVVEPDSTAAETTAGALRRQGYAAHTVDRGARILRSYHDADLVLLSLDLPDIDGLEVCRTLRAESDIPLIACTHRDNELERVLALKAGADDCVLRTWSPREIGARIEAVLRRTRPHSTGADSISLRPLHIDPRTREVRLRDRVVDVTATEFELLYTLAARPDSVVSRKELMAKVWGSNWVRTSRTIDTHVSSLRAKLGSSRWIITVRGVGYRMGHVGQVPETSAG; encoded by the coding sequence GTGAAGAAAGTGCTGGTCGTGGAGCCGGACTCCACCGCGGCCGAGACGACGGCGGGCGCTCTGCGCCGGCAGGGGTACGCCGCCCACACCGTCGACAGGGGGGCGCGAATCCTGCGGTCGTACCACGACGCCGACCTGGTGCTGCTCTCCCTGGATCTGCCCGACATCGACGGACTGGAGGTCTGCCGCACACTGCGGGCGGAAAGCGATATTCCGCTGATCGCCTGCACGCACCGCGACAACGAACTGGAAAGGGTGCTCGCGCTCAAGGCGGGAGCGGACGACTGTGTGCTCAGGACGTGGAGTCCGCGGGAGATCGGCGCGCGGATCGAAGCGGTGCTGCGGCGCACCCGGCCGCACTCGACCGGCGCGGACAGCATCTCGCTCAGGCCGTTGCACATCGACCCGCGGACGCGGGAGGTACGGCTGCGCGACCGCGTGGTCGACGTGACCGCCACGGAGTTCGAGCTGCTGTACACGCTGGCCGCCCGGCCGGACTCCGTCGTCTCCCGGAAGGAGCTGATGGCCAAGGTCTGGGGCAGCAACTGGGTGCGCACCAGCCGCACCATCGACACGCACGTGAGCAGCCTGCGGGCCAAACTCGGCTCCAGCCGGTGGATCATCACGGTACGCGGGGTCGGCTACCGCATGGGACACGTCGGGCAGGTGCCCGAGACGTCCGCGGGCTGA